Proteins found in one Bombus terrestris chromosome 1, iyBomTerr1.2, whole genome shotgun sequence genomic segment:
- the LOC100650139 gene encoding rho-associated protein kinase 2 isoform X2, producing the protein MDVVRDEDRRRRLRVLEERVKDPRSITNIDCLLDTVQALVADCDHPSVKRMKNIEAYMNRYDSVAQDICKMRMRTDDFTLIKVIGRGSFGEVQLVRHKSTQKVYAMKLLSKFEMIKRSDSAFFWEERDIMAHANSQWIVQLHFAFQDQKYLYMVMDYMPGGDLVNLMSNYDVPEKWAKFYCAEVVLALDAIHLMGFVHRDVKPDNMLLDKYGHLKLADFGTCMRMDVDGLVRSDTAVGTPDYISPEVLQSQGGEGVYGRECDWWSVGVFLYEMLVGDTPFYADSLVGTYSKIMDHRNSLHFPQEVDISHSAKNLICGFLTDRTKRLGRNGVEEIKNHPFFKNDQWTFENLRECVPPVVPELSGDDDTSNFEDVDKEDGPEESFPIPKAFSGNHLPFIGFTYSEDYQLMASSGKESVDGLENHINNGTSDDIKISQLENLLDKEKRQVESLESRQKALTTRLEAMTRRETELREEIGRADKELTLLRHNYKEAQRRVEHETESRRKAESLIVELKKKYDEEQTKRARDASNSQQTSERVTSLEKQIKEMQSKLERETEMVTRLRKQATEITVARQAAEQMANELQVERAKLQAQRDNLQQEVATLQGQLSKERSSRSQASSLTAELESRLSALHVELEHSREKEEKAIMDNRQLTEKISALEKEAASLTLELKAAQARYNQEVVAHQETERSRILSKEEANLEVVKAKLNEEKSGRQRAELLAQEKERQTSMLSVDYRQIQQRLQKLEGEHRQEVEKVKVLQGQVEQEQQKRNILQTDLAQQSSEAGRLRAREQQLAGEVAQLREAKRQIEDELHHLKTQRNVDQLQTKELQEQLEAEAYFSTLYKTQTQELREELDEKIRLQQELEEERSSLVHQLQLSLARGDSEALARSIAEETVADLEKERTMKELEFKDGVAKHHQELNAKEQIINRLKDSEGELKKNVDQYLKEKEDLNKRFKELQDQLSKAQSNGEEIEKLSSKLKTEQLLKQQAVNKLAEIMNRKDLSSSGKSKNKASAADLRKKEKDCRRLQQELTQEREKYGQLTAKWQKDLQDLQAQLVEENQAKLRLQMELDSKDSEIETLQMKIASLNSETASVSSVENDGEDSVLSEHGTMRLEGWLNVPNKQNIKRHGWKKQYVVVSSKKIIFYNSENDKLNADPVLILDLNKVFHVRSVTQGDVIRADAKDIPRIFQLLYAGEGEARRPGDEGNTLPGVELPQLTDKPGTQSLKGHEFVSISYHMPTTCEVCSKQLWHMFRPPPALECRRCRIKVHKEHLDKKEDAIAPCKLHYDPNSARELLILAGSPDEQKYWVARLSRRVQKCGYKANSHVDGTGQRVSPRESTRSTLKPYLSVQQRSATLPANASMGK; encoded by the exons ATGGATGTAGTACGAGATGAAGACAGGCGCAGGCGCCTGAGGGTGCTGGAGGAACGAGTAAAGGATCCAAGAAGTATCACAAACATTGATTGCTTGTTGGATACAGTTCAGGCCCTGGTGGCAGATTGTGATCATCCCAGCGTAAAACGTATGAAAAACATAGAAGCATATATGAATAGAT ATGACTCAGTAGCTCAAGATATTTGTAAAATGCGAATGCGTACAGATGACTTTACCCTAATAAAAGTGATAGGTCGTGGTTCATTTGGTGAAGTACAATTAGTAAGACATAAATCTACACAGAAAGTATATGCTATGAAATTACTCAGTAAATTTGAAATG ATCAAACGATCAGATTCAGCCTTTTTTTGGGAAGAACGTGATATAATGGCACATGCCAATTCTCAGTGGATAGTTCAGCTTCATTTTGCATTTCAAGATCAaaaatatctttacatggtgATGGATTACATGCCAGGTGGTGATTTAGTGAATTTAATGTCAAATTATGACGTGCCAGAAAAATGGGCAAAATTTTATTGTGCAGAAGTGGTGCTTGCATTAGATGCAATACATCTTATGGGATTTGTTCATAGAGATGTAAAGCCAGATAATATGTTACTTGATAAGTATGGTCATTTAAAACTTGCAGATTTTGGCACTTGTATGAGAATGGAtgtt GATGGTCTTGTTCGATCTGATACTGCAGTAGGTACACCTGATTATATATCACCTGAGGTGCTTCAGTCTCAAGGTGGTGAAGGTGTATATGGAAGAGAATGTGATTGGTGGTCAGTTGgtgtatttttatatgaaatgcTTGTTGGTGATACTCCGTTTTATGCAGATTCATTAGTTGGGACATATTCAAAAATTATGGATCATAGAAATTCATTACATTTCCCACAAGAAGTTGATATTTCTCATTCTGCCAAGAATTTGATATGTGGTTTTCTTACGGATAGAACTAAACGTTTGGGTAGAAATGGcgtggaagaaataaaaaatcatcCTTTCTTTAAAAATGATCAGTGGACGTTTGAAAATTTACGAGAATGTGTGCCTCCTGTCGTGCCAGAACTTTCCGGCGACGATGATACTAGCAATTTTGAGGATGTCGATAAAGAAGATGGACCAGAGGAAAGTTTTCCAATACCGAAAGCATTTTCTGGAAACCATTTACCTTTTATTggttttacatattcagaagaTTATCAATTAATGGCTTCTAGCGGCAAGGAATCGGTAGATGGATTAGAAAATCATATCAATAATGGTACAAGcgatgatattaaaatttctcaATTAGAAAACTTATTGGATAAAGAAAAGAGACAGGTAGAATCTTTAGAATCAAGGCAGAAAGCTTTAACAACACGATTAGAAGCTATGACACGCCGGGAAACCGAATTGCGTGAAGAAATAGGTAGAGCGGACAAAGAATTGACTTTGTTGAGGCATAATTACAAAGAAGCACAACGTAGGGTGGAGCATGAAACTGAGTCACGTAGAAAAGCGGAGTCATTAATTGTAGAGTTGAAAAAGAAGTATGATGAAGAGCAGACGAAACGAGCACGTGATGCAAGTAATTCACAACAAACTTCTGAACGTGTAACAAGTTTAGAAAAACAAATTAAAGAAATGCAATCGAAATTGGAAAGAGAAACAGAAATGGTAACGAGGTTACGGAAACAAGCTACTGAGATTACTGTTGCTCGTCAAGCTGCAGAACAAATGGCAAATGAATTACAAGTGGAAAGAGCGAAATTACAAGCGCAACGAGATAATTTACAGCAAGAAGTGGCTACATTACAA GGACAATTGTCGAAAGAGCGTAGTTCTCGATCACAAGCCTCATCGTTAACTGCTGAATTAGAAAGCCGACTCTCTGCTCTCCATGTCGAACTCGAACATAgtcgagagaaagaggagaaagcAATCATGGATAACAGACAACTAACTGAAAAAATCTCAGCGTTGGAAAAAGAAGCAGCAAGTTTAACTCTTGAATTAAAAGCTGCGCAAGCTAGGTATAATCAGGAAGTGGTAGCCCATCAAGAAACGGAACGTTCACGCATACTATCCAAAGAAGAAGCTAATTTAGAAGTAGTTAAAG CAAAATTAAATGAGGAAAAAAGTGGGAGGCAACGTGCCGAATTACTTGCACAAGAAAAGGAAAGGCAAACCTCTATGCTCTCTGTGGATTATCGACAGATTCAACAGCGATTACAGAAACTGGAAGGAGAACATAGGCAAGAAGTTGAAAAggtaaaagtgttacaaggtcaGGTCGAACAAGAACAGCAGAAAAGAAACATTCTGCAGACTGACTTAGCACAACAGTCGTCCGAAGCAGGACGATTACGTGCCAGGGAACAACAATTAGCTGGCGAAGTTGCTCAGCTAAGAGAAGCGAAACGTCAAATAGAGGATGAACTACATCATTTGAAAACTCAAAGAAATGTGGATCAATTACAAACTAAGGAATTACAAGAACAATTAGAAGCAGAAGCTTACTTTTCG ACACTTTATAAAACACAGACGCAAGAACTTCGGGAAGAACTTGATGAAAAAATACGTTTACAACAAGAATTAGAAGAAGAACGTAGCTCTTTAGTGCATCAGTTACAATTATCTCTAGCGAGAGGTGATAGTGAAGCTTTGGCAAGATCAATAGCCGAAGAAACTGTCGCAGACCTCGAAAAGGAACGAACAATGAAGGAACTAGAATTTAAAGATGGAGTAGCCAAACATCACCAAGAATTGAATGCAAAAGAACAAATTATAAATCGGCTCAAGGATAGTGAAGGTGAACTTAAGAAAAATGTTGATCAATATCttaaagaaaaggaagatttAAATAAACGGTTTAAAGAATTGCAAGATCAACTTTCTAAAGCACAGTCTAATGgtgaagaaatagaaaaactGAGCAGTAAATTGAAAACGGAGCAATTATTGAAACAACAAGCAGTTAATAAGTTGGCAGAGATTATGAACAGGAAAGATTTATCTTCAAGCGGTAAATCCAAGAATAAAGCTTCTGCAGCAGAtttaagaaagaaggaaaaagattgCAGACGTTTACAACAAGAGCTTACtcaagagagagaaaaatacgGACAGTTAACAGCTAAATGGCAAAAAGATTTGCAAGATTTACAA GCACAATTAGTGGAAGAAAATCAAGCGAAATTGAGGTTACAAATGGAACTCGATTCGAAAGATTCCGAAATAGAAACTTTACAAATGAAAATTGCTTCGCTCAACTCAGAAACCGCTAGCGTTTCGTCCGTAGAAAATGACGGAGAAGATTCTGTTTTATCGGAACATGGAACCATGCGATTGGAAGGTTGGTTAAATGTGCCAAATAAACAGAACATTAAAAGGCATGGATGGAAAAAACAATACGTTGTCGTCTCttcgaagaaaataatattttataatagtgaaaatgataaattaaatgCCGATCCAGTCTTGATATTGGACCTAAATAAAGTCTTCCACGTTAGATCTGTTACTCAGGGTGATGTCATCCGAGCTGATGCCAAAGATATTCCGAGAATTTTCCAG TTATTATATGCTGGTGAAGGCGAAGCAAGACGTCCTGGTGATGAAGGAAACACACTGCCCGGAGTGGAACTGCCACAACTTACGGACAAACCAGGCACGCAATCGTTAAAAGGTCACGAATTTGTGTCAATATCGTATCATATGCCGACTACTTGCGAGGTATGCTCAAAACAATTGTGGCATATGTTTCGACCGCCACCAGCTCTTGAGTGCCGAA GGTGTCGTATAAAAGTTCATAAGGAGCATTTGGACAAAAAGGAAGATGCCATAGCACCCTGCAAATTACACTACGATCCAAACAGTGCTCGTGAATTATTAATATTGGCTGGTAGTCCTGACGAACAGAAATATTGGGTCGCAAGACTGTCTAGACGTGTACAAAAATGTGGCTACAAAGCAAACTCGCACGTCGATGGCACGGGGCAACGTGTCTCGCCAAG AGAGTCTACGAGATCCACCTTGAAGCCATATTTATCGGTGCAACAACGATCCGCGACTCTGCCAGCAAATGCCAGCATGGGCAAGTGA
- the LOC100650139 gene encoding rho-associated protein kinase 2 isoform X1, with protein sequence MDVVRDEDRRRRLRVLEERVKDPRSITNIDCLLDTVQALVADCDHPSVKRMKNIEAYMNRYDSVAQDICKMRMRTDDFTLIKVIGRGSFGEVQLVRHKSTQKVYAMKLLSKFEMIKRSDSAFFWEERDIMAHANSQWIVQLHFAFQDQKYLYMVMDYMPGGDLVNLMSNYDVPEKWAKFYCAEVVLALDAIHLMGFVHRDVKPDNMLLDKYGHLKLADFGTCMRMDVDGLVRSDTAVGTPDYISPEVLQSQGGEGVYGRECDWWSVGVFLYEMLVGDTPFYADSLVGTYSKIMDHRNSLHFPQEVDISHSAKNLICGFLTDRTKRLGRNGVEEIKNHPFFKNDQWTFENLRECVPPVVPELSGDDDTSNFEDVDKEDGPEESFPIPKAFSGNHLPFIGFTYSEDYQLMASSGKESVDGLENHINNGTSDDIKISQLENLLDKEKRQVESLESRQKALTTRLEAMTRRETELREEIGRADKELTLLRHNYKEAQRRVEHETESRRKAESLIVELKKKYDEEQTKRARDASNSQQTSERVTSLEKQIKEMQSKLERETEMVTRLRKQATEITVARQAAEQMANELQVERAKLQAQRDNLQQEVATLQGQLSKERSSRSQASSLTAELESRLSALHVELEHSREKEEKAIMDNRQLTEKISALEKEAASLTLELKAAQARYNQEVVAHQETERSRILSKEEANLEVVKALQAKLNEEKSGRQRAELLAQEKERQTSMLSVDYRQIQQRLQKLEGEHRQEVEKVKVLQGQVEQEQQKRNILQTDLAQQSSEAGRLRAREQQLAGEVAQLREAKRQIEDELHHLKTQRNVDQLQTKELQEQLEAEAYFSTLYKTQTQELREELDEKIRLQQELEEERSSLVHQLQLSLARGDSEALARSIAEETVADLEKERTMKELEFKDGVAKHHQELNAKEQIINRLKDSEGELKKNVDQYLKEKEDLNKRFKELQDQLSKAQSNGEEIEKLSSKLKTEQLLKQQAVNKLAEIMNRKDLSSSGKSKNKASAADLRKKEKDCRRLQQELTQEREKYGQLTAKWQKDLQDLQAQLVEENQAKLRLQMELDSKDSEIETLQMKIASLNSETASVSSVENDGEDSVLSEHGTMRLEGWLNVPNKQNIKRHGWKKQYVVVSSKKIIFYNSENDKLNADPVLILDLNKVFHVRSVTQGDVIRADAKDIPRIFQLLYAGEGEARRPGDEGNTLPGVELPQLTDKPGTQSLKGHEFVSISYHMPTTCEVCSKQLWHMFRPPPALECRRCRIKVHKEHLDKKEDAIAPCKLHYDPNSARELLILAGSPDEQKYWVARLSRRVQKCGYKANSHVDGTGQRVSPRESTRSTLKPYLSVQQRSATLPANASMGK encoded by the exons ATGGATGTAGTACGAGATGAAGACAGGCGCAGGCGCCTGAGGGTGCTGGAGGAACGAGTAAAGGATCCAAGAAGTATCACAAACATTGATTGCTTGTTGGATACAGTTCAGGCCCTGGTGGCAGATTGTGATCATCCCAGCGTAAAACGTATGAAAAACATAGAAGCATATATGAATAGAT ATGACTCAGTAGCTCAAGATATTTGTAAAATGCGAATGCGTACAGATGACTTTACCCTAATAAAAGTGATAGGTCGTGGTTCATTTGGTGAAGTACAATTAGTAAGACATAAATCTACACAGAAAGTATATGCTATGAAATTACTCAGTAAATTTGAAATG ATCAAACGATCAGATTCAGCCTTTTTTTGGGAAGAACGTGATATAATGGCACATGCCAATTCTCAGTGGATAGTTCAGCTTCATTTTGCATTTCAAGATCAaaaatatctttacatggtgATGGATTACATGCCAGGTGGTGATTTAGTGAATTTAATGTCAAATTATGACGTGCCAGAAAAATGGGCAAAATTTTATTGTGCAGAAGTGGTGCTTGCATTAGATGCAATACATCTTATGGGATTTGTTCATAGAGATGTAAAGCCAGATAATATGTTACTTGATAAGTATGGTCATTTAAAACTTGCAGATTTTGGCACTTGTATGAGAATGGAtgtt GATGGTCTTGTTCGATCTGATACTGCAGTAGGTACACCTGATTATATATCACCTGAGGTGCTTCAGTCTCAAGGTGGTGAAGGTGTATATGGAAGAGAATGTGATTGGTGGTCAGTTGgtgtatttttatatgaaatgcTTGTTGGTGATACTCCGTTTTATGCAGATTCATTAGTTGGGACATATTCAAAAATTATGGATCATAGAAATTCATTACATTTCCCACAAGAAGTTGATATTTCTCATTCTGCCAAGAATTTGATATGTGGTTTTCTTACGGATAGAACTAAACGTTTGGGTAGAAATGGcgtggaagaaataaaaaatcatcCTTTCTTTAAAAATGATCAGTGGACGTTTGAAAATTTACGAGAATGTGTGCCTCCTGTCGTGCCAGAACTTTCCGGCGACGATGATACTAGCAATTTTGAGGATGTCGATAAAGAAGATGGACCAGAGGAAAGTTTTCCAATACCGAAAGCATTTTCTGGAAACCATTTACCTTTTATTggttttacatattcagaagaTTATCAATTAATGGCTTCTAGCGGCAAGGAATCGGTAGATGGATTAGAAAATCATATCAATAATGGTACAAGcgatgatattaaaatttctcaATTAGAAAACTTATTGGATAAAGAAAAGAGACAGGTAGAATCTTTAGAATCAAGGCAGAAAGCTTTAACAACACGATTAGAAGCTATGACACGCCGGGAAACCGAATTGCGTGAAGAAATAGGTAGAGCGGACAAAGAATTGACTTTGTTGAGGCATAATTACAAAGAAGCACAACGTAGGGTGGAGCATGAAACTGAGTCACGTAGAAAAGCGGAGTCATTAATTGTAGAGTTGAAAAAGAAGTATGATGAAGAGCAGACGAAACGAGCACGTGATGCAAGTAATTCACAACAAACTTCTGAACGTGTAACAAGTTTAGAAAAACAAATTAAAGAAATGCAATCGAAATTGGAAAGAGAAACAGAAATGGTAACGAGGTTACGGAAACAAGCTACTGAGATTACTGTTGCTCGTCAAGCTGCAGAACAAATGGCAAATGAATTACAAGTGGAAAGAGCGAAATTACAAGCGCAACGAGATAATTTACAGCAAGAAGTGGCTACATTACAA GGACAATTGTCGAAAGAGCGTAGTTCTCGATCACAAGCCTCATCGTTAACTGCTGAATTAGAAAGCCGACTCTCTGCTCTCCATGTCGAACTCGAACATAgtcgagagaaagaggagaaagcAATCATGGATAACAGACAACTAACTGAAAAAATCTCAGCGTTGGAAAAAGAAGCAGCAAGTTTAACTCTTGAATTAAAAGCTGCGCAAGCTAGGTATAATCAGGAAGTGGTAGCCCATCAAGAAACGGAACGTTCACGCATACTATCCAAAGAAGAAGCTAATTTAGAAGTAGTTAAAG CATTACAAGCAAAATTAAATGAGGAAAAAAGTGGGAGGCAACGTGCCGAATTACTTGCACAAGAAAAGGAAAGGCAAACCTCTATGCTCTCTGTGGATTATCGACAGATTCAACAGCGATTACAGAAACTGGAAGGAGAACATAGGCAAGAAGTTGAAAAggtaaaagtgttacaaggtcaGGTCGAACAAGAACAGCAGAAAAGAAACATTCTGCAGACTGACTTAGCACAACAGTCGTCCGAAGCAGGACGATTACGTGCCAGGGAACAACAATTAGCTGGCGAAGTTGCTCAGCTAAGAGAAGCGAAACGTCAAATAGAGGATGAACTACATCATTTGAAAACTCAAAGAAATGTGGATCAATTACAAACTAAGGAATTACAAGAACAATTAGAAGCAGAAGCTTACTTTTCG ACACTTTATAAAACACAGACGCAAGAACTTCGGGAAGAACTTGATGAAAAAATACGTTTACAACAAGAATTAGAAGAAGAACGTAGCTCTTTAGTGCATCAGTTACAATTATCTCTAGCGAGAGGTGATAGTGAAGCTTTGGCAAGATCAATAGCCGAAGAAACTGTCGCAGACCTCGAAAAGGAACGAACAATGAAGGAACTAGAATTTAAAGATGGAGTAGCCAAACATCACCAAGAATTGAATGCAAAAGAACAAATTATAAATCGGCTCAAGGATAGTGAAGGTGAACTTAAGAAAAATGTTGATCAATATCttaaagaaaaggaagatttAAATAAACGGTTTAAAGAATTGCAAGATCAACTTTCTAAAGCACAGTCTAATGgtgaagaaatagaaaaactGAGCAGTAAATTGAAAACGGAGCAATTATTGAAACAACAAGCAGTTAATAAGTTGGCAGAGATTATGAACAGGAAAGATTTATCTTCAAGCGGTAAATCCAAGAATAAAGCTTCTGCAGCAGAtttaagaaagaaggaaaaagattgCAGACGTTTACAACAAGAGCTTACtcaagagagagaaaaatacgGACAGTTAACAGCTAAATGGCAAAAAGATTTGCAAGATTTACAA GCACAATTAGTGGAAGAAAATCAAGCGAAATTGAGGTTACAAATGGAACTCGATTCGAAAGATTCCGAAATAGAAACTTTACAAATGAAAATTGCTTCGCTCAACTCAGAAACCGCTAGCGTTTCGTCCGTAGAAAATGACGGAGAAGATTCTGTTTTATCGGAACATGGAACCATGCGATTGGAAGGTTGGTTAAATGTGCCAAATAAACAGAACATTAAAAGGCATGGATGGAAAAAACAATACGTTGTCGTCTCttcgaagaaaataatattttataatagtgaaaatgataaattaaatgCCGATCCAGTCTTGATATTGGACCTAAATAAAGTCTTCCACGTTAGATCTGTTACTCAGGGTGATGTCATCCGAGCTGATGCCAAAGATATTCCGAGAATTTTCCAG TTATTATATGCTGGTGAAGGCGAAGCAAGACGTCCTGGTGATGAAGGAAACACACTGCCCGGAGTGGAACTGCCACAACTTACGGACAAACCAGGCACGCAATCGTTAAAAGGTCACGAATTTGTGTCAATATCGTATCATATGCCGACTACTTGCGAGGTATGCTCAAAACAATTGTGGCATATGTTTCGACCGCCACCAGCTCTTGAGTGCCGAA GGTGTCGTATAAAAGTTCATAAGGAGCATTTGGACAAAAAGGAAGATGCCATAGCACCCTGCAAATTACACTACGATCCAAACAGTGCTCGTGAATTATTAATATTGGCTGGTAGTCCTGACGAACAGAAATATTGGGTCGCAAGACTGTCTAGACGTGTACAAAAATGTGGCTACAAAGCAAACTCGCACGTCGATGGCACGGGGCAACGTGTCTCGCCAAG AGAGTCTACGAGATCCACCTTGAAGCCATATTTATCGGTGCAACAACGATCCGCGACTCTGCCAGCAAATGCCAGCATGGGCAAGTGA
- the LOC100650265 gene encoding BTB/POZ domain-containing protein 1 codes for MDLPCDWQTNKQRLSERSQYLLETGQWSDCKFVVGQEPHQQTLKGHKLFLAMSSPVFEAMFFGGMAEKNDLIPIRDVQPEAFKALLEYIYTDRVDLSSFELACELYYCAKKYMLPPLVKECTKYLCSDLSPKTACRAYEFARLFDEHVLMEKCLQIICTKTNEVLKEPNWEEVELGTLLTVLEQEDLKINSEVELFNAVERWAKAECTRKSLDSNDGKSLKSVIGNALSKIRFLSLSAQEFAEGPGMSPLLTQDETFAILMNTLCTGNKAPMPEGFSTNSHSRVNIYKPPITRTNCSIRFKPANPCYNSFMSHCWSLPTSTYREPVFINDAESSSTLRNTPPTVIDGGVRKDAKNLSVIEGGIQEGLKYYCLRSVIRLTECLNANVLDCSMTFSVDKDIYVLGVQVPTQMTEVTNDLNYPLSSTSYTEILYAHLLDSDNTRLTYTHFTTKVKINTLVEITFNRPVYVQKNKVYRVGVVFNTLGWYPIGLCTQDMTCDSVSFSFGVGNSADNVRDGLIRSIVFTYNDNM; via the exons ATGGATCTGCCTTGTGATTGGCAGACCAACAAACAAAGACTTTCAGAACGCAGTCAATATTTATTAGAGACAGGACAATGGTCTGACTGCAAATTTGTAGTTGGTCAAGAACCCCATCAACAAACATTAAAGggacataaattatttttagctATGTCTAGCCCTGTCTTTGAAGCTATGTTTTTTGGGGGTATGGCAGAAAAAAATGACCTGATACCTATTCGAGATGTTCAACCAGAAGCTTTTAAAGCTCTTTtagaatacatatatacagatcGAGTTGATTTAAGTTCTTTTGAACTAGCTTGTGAATTATATTATTGTGCCAAAAAATATATGCTTCCTCCTCTGGTAAAAGAATGTACAAAGTATCTATGTTCTGACCTGTCTCCAAAAACAGCTTGCAGAGCATATGAATTTGCTAGATTATTTGATGAGCATGTACTGATGGAAAAGTGTCTTCAAATCATTTGCACAAAGACAAATGAAGTTTTAAAAGAACCTAATTGGGAAGAAGTTGAATTAGGAACATTATTGACAGTGCTAGAACaagaagatttaaaaataaactCCGAAGTGGAATTATTTAATGCAGTGGAACGTTGGGCAAAAGCTGAATGCACAAGAAAATCTCTTGATTCTAATGATGGAAAGTCTTTAAAGTCAGTAATTGGTAATGCATTATCAAAAATTAGATTTTTAAGTTTAAGTGCTCAGGAATTTGCAGAAGGGCCAGGAATGTCACCGTTACTTACTCAAGATGAAACTTTTGCAATACTCATGAACACACTATGCACTGGAAATAAAGCACCTATGCCTGAAGGATTTTCAACTAATTCACACAGTAGAGTTAACATATATAAACCTCCAATTACACGTACAAATTGTTCCATT AGATTTAAGCCAGCTAATCCATGTTATAACTCATTTATGTCACATTGTTGGTCTTTACCAACATCTACATATCGTGAACCTGTTTTTATTAATGATGCTGAATCTAGCAGCACATTACGAAATACACCGCCAACAGTAATTGATGGTGGAGTAAGAAAGGATGCTAAAAATTTATCTGTAATTGAAGGTGGTATACAAGAgggattaaaatattattgtctAAGATCTGTTATTCGATTAACAGAATGTCTTAATGCAAATGTGTTGGACTGTTCCATGACCTTTAGTGTAGACaaagatatttatgtattagGTGTACAAGTACCTACACAGATGACTGAAGTA ACTAATGACTTGAATTATCCTCTTAGTAGTACTTCATATACCGAAATTTTGTATGCTCATCTTCTCGATTCTGATAATACACGATTAACTTACACGCACTTTACgacaaaagtaaaaattaatacCCTTGTGGAAATTACGTTTAATCGACCTGTTTATGTTCAAAAGAATAAG GTTTATCGAGTTGGGGTAGTTTTTAATACACTTGGGTGGTATCCAATTGGACTTTGTACCCAAGATATGACCTGTGATTCTGTATCCTTCTCATTCGGTGTCGGTAATAGTGCGGATAATGTGCGAGATGGTCTCATTCGGTCTATAGTTTTTACATACAATGATAATATGTAA